In Diachasmimorpha longicaudata isolate KC_UGA_2023 chromosome 4, iyDiaLong2, whole genome shotgun sequence, a single genomic region encodes these proteins:
- the LOC135161647 gene encoding coiled-coil domain-containing protein 97 isoform X1, with the protein MSNNNNGSSDKNKADMTNLPEITNNPPNDETRQNFLEVNNSPDLTNNAEQEILDTVANSSAIFKSQQKDEPELLFHEKRKIAEDLLKKNHHQFLSRFGKSLKPHLLDYFTEKSGDYETTYHVSKLRRFLNVEMRRIDRKNRRYEAWKEMIQKGEYFSETAMMKRNPLLYEHLVGRFLTEEQKKARDNVDTTNITFVNLLLEGIEREGVRDLKKAQEEAEEEVLEENDSDSDDGKGDLGGGKKGDNNWGEIDKENGDVYEGMTKERRNLENHRADEIDYEEQQVLRQEFISQMYESFLEGRDTDFDYSAVDDNEAYDNVELREQDEEEKYFDAESPEVTIGSSQTPLEGCDDSEDELDKYMRSLKEQESEEAT; encoded by the exons ATGAGTAATAATAACAACGGTAGCTCCGATAAGAACAAGGCAGATATGACCAACCTCCctgaaataacaaataatccCCCCAATGATGAAACGAGGCAAAATTTTTTAGAAGTGAATAATTCCCCTGACCTAACCAATAACGCTGAGCAAGAGATATTGGACACGGTTGCAAATTCCTCAGCGATATTCAAAAGTCAACAGAAAGACGAACCCGAATTGCTgtttcacgaaaaacgcaaaataGCAGAGGATTtgcttaaaaaaaatcaccaccaGTTTCTTTCTCGTTTTGGCAAGAGTTTGAAGCCCCATTTGTTGGATTATTTCACCGAAAAATCCGGTGATTATGAGACTACTTATCACGTTAGCAAATTAAGAAGATTTTTAAATGTCGAGATGAGGAGAATTGACAGGAAGAACAGGAGGTATGAAGCCTGGAAGGAGATGATCCAGAAGGGGGAGTATTTCAGTGAAACAGCCATGATGAAGCGAAACCCACTGTTGTACGAACATTTAGTCGGAAGATTTCTCACTGAGGAGCAGAAGAAGGCTCGCGATAACGTGGACACAACGAATATcacatttgtaaatttattattggaGGGAATAGAGAGGGAGGGAGTTAGGGACCTGAAAAAGGCCCAGGAGGAGGCCGAGGAGGAGGTGTTGGAGGAGAACGATTCTGATTCTGATGATGGGAAAGGTGATCTCGGGGGTGGAAAGAAGGGGGATAACAATTGGGGGGAGATTGATAAGGAGAATGGGGATGTCTACGAGGGGATGACGAAGGAGCGGAGGAATTTGGAGAATCATCGAGCTGATGAGATTGATTATGAGGAGCAGCAGGTGCTCAGGCAGGAGTTTATCAGCCAAATGTACGAGAGCTTCCTCGAGGGGAGGGATACTGATTTTGATTATAG cgCTGTTGATGATAACGAGGCGTATGATAACGTCGAGTTGAGGGAGCAGGACGAGGAGGAGAAATATTTCGATGCAGAGTCACCAGAAGTGACGATCGGATCGTCGCAGACACCGCTGGAGGGGTGCGATGATTCCGAAGATGAGTTGGATAAATATATGAGGAGTCTAAAG GAACAGGAGAGTGAAGAGGCTACTTGA
- the LOC135161647 gene encoding coiled-coil domain-containing protein 97 isoform X2, giving the protein MSNNNNGSSDKNKADMTNLPEITNNPPNDETRQNFLEVNNSPDLTNNAEQEILDTVANSSAIFKSQQKDEPELLFHEKRKIAEDLLKKNHHQFLSRFGKSLKPHLLDYFTEKSGDYETTYHVSKLRRFLNVEMRRIDRKNRRYEAWKEMIQKGEYFSETAMMKRNPLLYEHLVGRFLTEEQKKARDNVDTTNITFVNLLLEGIEREGVRDLKKAQEEAEEEVLEENDSDSDDGKGDLGGGKKGDNNWGEIDKENGDVYEGMTKERRNLENHRADEIDYEEQQVLRQEFISQMYESFLEGRDTDFDYSAVDDNEAYDNVELREQDEEEKYFDAESPEVTIGSSQTPLEGCDDSEDELDKYMRSLKESEEAT; this is encoded by the exons ATGAGTAATAATAACAACGGTAGCTCCGATAAGAACAAGGCAGATATGACCAACCTCCctgaaataacaaataatccCCCCAATGATGAAACGAGGCAAAATTTTTTAGAAGTGAATAATTCCCCTGACCTAACCAATAACGCTGAGCAAGAGATATTGGACACGGTTGCAAATTCCTCAGCGATATTCAAAAGTCAACAGAAAGACGAACCCGAATTGCTgtttcacgaaaaacgcaaaataGCAGAGGATTtgcttaaaaaaaatcaccaccaGTTTCTTTCTCGTTTTGGCAAGAGTTTGAAGCCCCATTTGTTGGATTATTTCACCGAAAAATCCGGTGATTATGAGACTACTTATCACGTTAGCAAATTAAGAAGATTTTTAAATGTCGAGATGAGGAGAATTGACAGGAAGAACAGGAGGTATGAAGCCTGGAAGGAGATGATCCAGAAGGGGGAGTATTTCAGTGAAACAGCCATGATGAAGCGAAACCCACTGTTGTACGAACATTTAGTCGGAAGATTTCTCACTGAGGAGCAGAAGAAGGCTCGCGATAACGTGGACACAACGAATATcacatttgtaaatttattattggaGGGAATAGAGAGGGAGGGAGTTAGGGACCTGAAAAAGGCCCAGGAGGAGGCCGAGGAGGAGGTGTTGGAGGAGAACGATTCTGATTCTGATGATGGGAAAGGTGATCTCGGGGGTGGAAAGAAGGGGGATAACAATTGGGGGGAGATTGATAAGGAGAATGGGGATGTCTACGAGGGGATGACGAAGGAGCGGAGGAATTTGGAGAATCATCGAGCTGATGAGATTGATTATGAGGAGCAGCAGGTGCTCAGGCAGGAGTTTATCAGCCAAATGTACGAGAGCTTCCTCGAGGGGAGGGATACTGATTTTGATTATAG cgCTGTTGATGATAACGAGGCGTATGATAACGTCGAGTTGAGGGAGCAGGACGAGGAGGAGAAATATTTCGATGCAGAGTCACCAGAAGTGACGATCGGATCGTCGCAGACACCGCTGGAGGGGTGCGATGATTCCGAAGATGAGTTGGATAAATATATGAGGAGTCTAAAG GAGAGTGAAGAGGCTACTTGA
- the LOC135161846 gene encoding facilitated trehalose transporter Tret1-like — translation MARVKNTSPEPGKCRQFIATLIINLSSLTFGVTLGWVSPVIPDLQIGKTPVSSSPMTGEQISWLAAVICLGAALMLPFCDGIAERLGRKRTSFVMMIPFFISWILTAFATDYISLLIARIFVGIGGSMCLLVVPIYVAEISGDSVRGQLGSILRFAFNVGLVLGYILGAVLSYKVSALSALTMPVVSAVGLIFIPETPVYLVRKRRITEATSALMWLKSNDRASVDVHLEQLQLQALQHPSTDKSVGFRDLFRDRATFRGFVIALGLLNAPATCGLFVVLTYTATIFQLAGSSLSPNAATIIIGAIQVFGSWLTTLAMDRAGRRTLILVSSAGMVICHCILGSFFLLQRLHYDLSSFSWIPIITLSIFVIVYGLGVGPVPYIIATEIFSPDVSGFANCICQTVMWLVAFPFMKFFPLVIDTLGIYSGFFIFAAFCSCTVIFTHFLVPETRGKNIQTILEGLNARWRS, via the exons ATGGCACGAGTGAAAAATACATCGCCGGAGCCGGGAAAGTGTCGACAATTTATTGCAACATTAATAA TTAATTTATCGTCCCTTACATTTGGGGTGACACTAGGCTGGGTCTCCCCAGTGATTCCCGACCTCCAAATCGGCAAAACCCCGGTGAGTTCATCTCCAATGACAGGCGAACAGATCTCCTGGTTGGCTGCCGTAATCTGCTTGGGAGCTGCGCTCATGTTACCATTCTGCGATGGAATTGCCGAACGCCTGGGGCGAAAGCGCACCTCCTTCGTCATGATgattcctttttttatttcctggaTTTTGACAGCTTTCGCGACAGATTACATCAGCCTCCTGATAGCCCGCATATTCGTCGGTATCGGGGGCTCCATGTGTCTCCTCGTGGTACCGATTTACGTGGCGGAGATCTCCGGGGACAGTGTCAGAGGACAACTGGGAAGTATCCTGAGGTTCGCCTTCAATGTTGGACTTGTTTTGGGGTATATCCTTGGTGCTGTCCTTTCGTATAAAGTATCTGCTTTATCTGCGCTGACGATGCCCGTTGTCTCGGCCGTTGGACTTATATTCATTCCGGAAACGCCGGTTTATCTTGTTAGGAAACGGAGGATTACTGAAGCCACCAG TGCTCTGATGTGGTTGAAGAGCAATGACAGAGCCTCAGTCGATGTTCACCTAGAACAGCTGCAGTTACAAGCCCTGCAGCATCCGTCGACCGACAAATCGGTTGGATTCAGAGATCTCTTCAGAGATCGAGCAACATTTCGAGGATTTGTAATCGCCCTGGGATTGCTCAATGCCCCTGCCACGTGTGGATTATTTGTTGTA ctGACCTACACAGCCACAATTTTCCAACTCGCCGGCAGTTCCCTCTCCCCCAACGCTGCAACAATAATCATAGGAGCGATCCAAGTCTTCGGATCATGGCTGACAACCCTCGCCATGGACCGAGCCGGACGTAGAACCCTCATCCTAGTGTCATCAGCAGGAATGGTCATCTGTCACTGCATCCTCGGCTCCTTCTTCCTTCTCCAGCGCCTCCACTACGATCTTTCCTCTTTCAGCTGGATTCCAATAATCACATTGTCCATATTTGTTATTGTTTATGGACTTGGTGTAGGTCCTGTGCCCTATATCATCGCCACGGAAATTTTCAGCCCCGACGTGTCTGGATTCGCCAATTGCATCTGCCAAACGGTCATGTGGCTCGTTGCCTTTCccttcatgaaattttttcccctgGTCATCGATACTCTGGGGATTTACAGTGGCTTCTTCATCTTCGCGGCATTCTGCAGCTGCACTGTTATCTTCACTCACTTTCTCGTGCCTGAGACCAGGGGGAAGAATATCCAAACGATTTTGGAGGGGCTCAATGCACGTTGGAGAAGCTGA
- the LOC135161817 gene encoding uncharacterized protein LOC135161817 yields the protein MSKAVSVPEETGKWRQFIATILVNVSVLGSGVSVGWNSPILPHLQSPETSVGTKPMTDDETSWLSSALPLGALTILPFCSGIAERFGRKNTGFFIAAPLITCWLLTLFANSYAYLLVARFLAGAACAVSFFLVPIYVSEIADTSVRGLFGSLLLFSFRIGIVGGYIIGTVVSYHMFAVCGLVIPVVFLVSFMFMPETPIHLVRKGKLTEAKRSLMWYKNNNKLIVEDELRRLQALNKESLDDSDSVGFRDLFRDRGTTRAFIIAVGLVTGQELSGISPMLSYTANVFKSADISMPPNHAAIVVGGVQLLGSWLSTMTMERLGRRKLLFISCLAMALCHTAFGLFSLIKSYGYDVSSLSGIPVVALATYGVMYCLGMGPVPFVIMSEIFSADILSFASSVVMALGWSASFIMTKFFPPVIDTVGFHGCFLMLAGMCIYILGFTYFLVPETKGRSIESITKELNDGKRRKKKEPFPEAAVEMITKSINTTESENKCLIIAVSTTSSPTILMGITNTWNMCESLKIHFRLLNMKKTGYQPEPGKLYQFIAAIVVNIMALSNGIVLGWSSPVLPQLQTPETPIGSTPMTTDHVSWLNGVLPLGALTILPFCSVLTERLGRKLAILLGAVPAIICWLLKVCANSYIYLLLARYAAGMSMAMLMLMVPLYIAEISADSIRGQLGCILVFAVKIGIVMGYSLGAALSYRLFAVCGLMVPIIFIGLFVFMPETPTHLVRKGLIDRATKSLMWLRNNDRQTVDRELLHLQSLVKECPSNKKSVGFRDLFRDRGTTKGFIISLGLLCGQQTCGIFVVSQYTAYILQQAESSLKPNTATIIIGIGQIVGSCLSTLTMERAGRRSLIFISCAGMAMSYCTISGFLFLKEYGFSVSSFGWIPVVALSFWAIVYCVGMSPAPLVVASEVFSPDISSFANSVSMVFMWICAFLIMKYFPIVKELLGLDVCFILLASFCMATFAFTYFLVPETKGRNIESILDELNGCSGGSKQNGRHEAATEMITIDKKITV from the exons ATGTCGAAGGCAGTTAGTGTACCTGAGGAGACTGGAAAATGGCGTCAATTTATAGCGACTATTTTAG TCAACGTATCAGTACTGGGAAGTGGAGTGAGTGTGGGGTGGAATTCCCCAATCCTCCCTCACCTCCAAAGTCCAGAGACCTCGGTGGGCACAAAACCAATGACGGATGACGAAACATCCTGGCTCTCTTCCGCACTACCCCTGGGCGCCTTGACAATTCTTCCCTTCTGCAGTGGAATAGCCGAACGTTTCGGCCGGAAGAACACAGGATTCTTCATAGCTGCACCCCTCATCACGTGCTGGCTCCTGACACTATTTGCCAATAGTTACGCTTATCTCCTGGTGGCGCGATTCCTCGCTGGAGCTGCCTGTGCCGTGTCCTTCTTCCTTGTGCCGATCTACGTGTCCGAGATCGCGGACACTAGTGTCAGAGGACTGTTCGGCAGTCTCCTCCTATTTTCCTTTAGGATTGGAATCGTTGGGGGGTACATTATCGGAACTGTGGTCTCTTATCACATGTTCGCGGTTTGTGGTCTTGTTATACCTGTGGTGTTCCTGGTGAGTTTCATGTTCATGCCGGAGACACCGATTCATCTTGTGAGGAAGGGGAAACTGACGGAGGCCAAAAG ATCTCTGATGTGGTACAAGAACAACAATAAGCTGATTGTAGAAGACGAACTTCGACGTCTTCAGGCGCTGAATAAAGAGTCCTTGGACGACAGTGACTCCGTGGGTTTCCGGGACTTGTTTCGCGACCGAGGAACGACGAGGGCATTCATCATCGCTGTTGGGCTCGTAACTGGACAAGAATTATCGGGAATATCCCCAATG ctCTCCTACACCGCAAATGTCTTCAAATCCGCCGACATTTCAATGCCGCCAAACCACGCGGCAATAGTAGTTGGTGGTGTCCAGCTTCTTGGATCCTGGTTATCTACAATGACAATGGAACGACTTGGCCGGCGAAAGCTACTGTTTATATCTTGCCTCGCAATGGCTCTCTGTCACACAGCATTTGGGCTTTTTTCCTTGATAAAGAGCTACGGCTACGACGTGTCCTCATTATCGGGGATTCCCGTGGTAGCCTTGGCGACGTATGGGGTCATGTACTGTCTGGGCATGGGACCAGTCCCCTTCGTCATCATGTCTGAGATCTTCAGTGCGGATATCTTGAGCTTTGCGAGCTCAGTAGTGATGGCACTCGGTTGGTCCGCCTCATTCATAATGACGAAATTTTTTCCACCGGTCATCGACACCGTTGGCTTCCACGGATGCTTTCTAATGCTTGCAGGCATGTGCATTTACATATTAGGGTTCACGTATTTTCTAGTTCCCGAGACCAAGGGGAGGAGCATCGAGTCGATCACCAAAGAACTGAATGACGGGAAGAGGAGGAAGAAGAAAGAACCGTTTCCGGAAGCCGCTGTCGAGATGATAACCAAGAGTATAAATACGACTGAGT CTGAGAACAAGTGTTTGATTATTGCTGTTTCAACGACCTCTTCCCCTACAATTTTGATGGGCAT TACTAATACATGGAACATGTGCGAGAGCTTGAAGATTCATTTCAGAT TGCTGAATATGAAGAAAACGGGCTATCAACCGGAGCCTGGAAAGCTTTACCAATTTATTGCTGCAATCGTAG TCAATATCATGGCATTGTCGAATGGAATTGTCCTGGGCTGGTCATCACCAGTGTTGCCGCAGCTGCAAACTCCCGAGACTCCAATCGGTTCAACCCCGATGACGACAGACCACGTCTCCTGGCTGAATGGAGTGCTACCCCTGGGGGCCCTGACAATTCTTCCATTTTGCAGTGTCCTCACAGAAAGGCTCGGCAGAAAGTTGGCCATCCTCCTGGGAGCAGTACCTGCCATTATTTGCTGGCTGCTCAAGGTCTGCGCGAATAGTTACATCTACCTCCTTCTGGCCCGATATGCTGCCGGCATGTCGATGGCGATGCTCATGTTGATGGTCCCGCTGTACATCGCGGAGATATCCGCGGACAGTATCAGAGGGCAACTGGGGTGTATTCTCGTATTCGCTGTTAAGATTGGGATAGTTATGGGGTATAGTCTTGGTGCAGCGCTGTCTTACAGGCTATTTGCTGTCTGCGGATTGATGGTGCCTATTATCTTCATCGGATTATTTGTATTTATGCCGGAAACACCGACTCATCTTGTCAGGAAAGGGCTCATCGATCGAGCAACTAA ATCATTGATGTGGCTGAGGAATAACGACAGGCAGACGGTGGATCGTGAGCTTCTGCACCTTCAGTCGCTAGTGAAAGAATGCCCGAGTAATAAAAAGTCTGTTGGATTCAGAGACTTGTTCCGGGATCGTGGTACGACAAAAGGTTTCATTATATCTTTGGGACTTTTATGTGGCCAGCAAACCTGCGGTATCTTCGTAgtg TCTCAATACACCGCCTATATCCTGCAACAAGCGGAGAGCTCCCTGAAGCCGAATACAGCGACAATAATTATCGGTATTGGACAGATCGTAGGATCATGCCTGTCCACATTGACGATGGAACGAGCTGGAAGGAGATCGCTCATCTTCATCTCCTGTGCTGGAATGGCGATGTCTTACTGCACAATTTCCGGTTTCCTATTCCTCAAGGAATACGGCTTCAGCGTGTCATCCTTCGGGTGGATTCCCGTGGTGGCCCTGTCCTTCTGGGCGATCGTGTATTGTGTCGGGATGAGTCCAGCTCCCTTGGTGGTCGCCTCCGAAGTATTCAGTCCTGATATATCCAGTTTTGCGAACTCCGTTTCCATGGTATTCATGTGGATTTGCGCCTTTTTGATCATGAAGTACTTCCCAATTGTGAAAGAATTACTCGGCTTAGACGTATGCTTCATATTATTAGCATCATTTTGCATGGCTACATTTGCATTCACTTACTTCCTCGTTCCTGAGACCAAGGGACGGAATATTGAATCAATTCTTGATGAATTGAATGGCTGTTCCGGGGGATCGAAGCAGAATGGACGACACGAGGCAGCGACGGAGATGAtaacaattgataaaaaaattaccgttTGA
- the LOC135161848 gene encoding WW domain-binding protein 4 isoform X2 translates to MADYWKSQGRKFCDFCKCWIADNKPSIQFHEGGKKHKENVTKRLKEIHKNSAKQAKQTKKFENDIKTMENAAMAAYLKDLESNTTDLTAQQIIRDKRERTGAPSVPDNPNQMPEASVDTNPRHKRPQGLPADIDYCDPTTFHRSRVQQASISSRSSGNPSENKTPGKAKSSREKRRGKRDSEGDKFAKYLVRKLWYEAQSPEGYTYYWHTETNETTWEAPEEGFMTIAEQEEEAREQAVQEKLLEQLEEEETVANAAVIEEQRAKAERERLKELRKQARGNEGDEGKDGTGTGGEEIPYRRDYSVPDKVDPYGPWQTVEVIPKKIVDLQLPQKRQVVQVPKSQESEPFVPQRTFKEKTVTQVRTGDSDDESSAVSFKKRKFGNRNVRKRLEDD, encoded by the exons ggcAGATTACTGGAAATCCCAGGGAAGAAAATTCTGTGACTTCTGCAAATGCTGGATTGCAGACAATAAGCCGAGCATTCAGTTTCATGAGGGTGGTAAAAAGCATAAGGAGAATGTCACCAAGCGGTTGAAGGAGATCCATAAAAACAGCGCTAAACAAGCAAAGCAgacgaaaaaatttgaaaatgataTCAAAACTATGGAGAAC GCCGCCATGGCAGCTTACCTTAAGGACCTCGAGAGTAACACGACGGATCTGACAGCACAACAGATTATCCGGgataagagagagagaactgGAGCACCCTCG GTACCAGATAATCCCAATCAGATGCCGGAGGCCTCGGTGGATACGAATCCTCGTCACAAAAGGCCTCAAGGA CTTCCAGCGGATATCGATTACTGCGACCCAACGACATTCCATCGGTCTAGGGTACAGCAGGCAAGTATATCGAGTCGTTCGAGTGGCAATCCAAGTGAGAACAAGACTCCAGGGAAGGCGAAATCCAGCAGGGAAAAGCGACGGGGTAAGAGGGACTCGGAGGGAGATAAATTCGCCAAGTATCTTGTTCGAAAACTTTGGTACGAGGCGCAGAGCCCCGAAGGATACACTTACTACTGGCACACGGAGACCAACG AGACTACGTGGGAGGCACCTGAGGAGGGCTTCATGACGATTGCTGAGCAGGAGGAGGAGGCGAGGGAACAAGCAGTGCAGGAGAAGCTGTTGGAGCAGCTTGAGGAGGAAGAGACTGTAGCTAACGCCGCTGTTATCGAGGAGCAGAGGGCTAAAGCTGAACGAGAGAGGTTAAAAGAGCTGAGGAAACAGGCGAGGGGGAATGAGGGTGATGAGGGAAAAGATGGGACGGGAACGGGAGGAGAGGAGATCCCCTACAGGAGGGACTACAGTGTTCCTGATAAGGTTGATCCCTATGGACCCTGGCAGACTGTTGAAGTCAT ACCGAAGAAAATCGTCGACCTGCAGTTACCGCAGAAGAGACAAGTAGTGCAGGTTCCAAAGTCTCAGGAGTCTGAACCGTTTGTACCTCAAAGAACTTTCAAAGAAAAAACAGTGACACAAGTGAGAACCGGCGATAGTGACGATGAGAGTTCTGCTGTCAGTTTCAAAAAGCGGAAATTTGGGAATCGAAATGTGAGGAAAAGACTGGAGGATGATTGA
- the LOC135161848 gene encoding WW domain-binding protein 4 isoform X3, whose product MENAAMAAYLKDLESNTTDLTAQQIIRDKRERTGAPSVPDNPNQMPEASVDTNPRHKRPQGLPADIDYCDPTTFHRSRVQQASISSRSSGNPSENKTPGKAKSSREKRRGKRDSEGDKFAKYLVRKLWYEAQSPEGYTYYWHTETNETTWEAPEEGFMTIAEQEEEAREQAVQEKLLEQLEEEETVANAAVIEEQRAKAERERLKELRKQARGNEGDEGKDGTGTGGEEIPYRRDYSVPDKVDPYGPWQTVEVIPKKIVDLQLPQKRQVVQVPKSQESEPFVPQRTFKEKTVTQVRTGDSDDESSAVSFKKRKFGNRNVRKRLEDD is encoded by the exons ATGGAGAAC GCCGCCATGGCAGCTTACCTTAAGGACCTCGAGAGTAACACGACGGATCTGACAGCACAACAGATTATCCGGgataagagagagagaactgGAGCACCCTCG GTACCAGATAATCCCAATCAGATGCCGGAGGCCTCGGTGGATACGAATCCTCGTCACAAAAGGCCTCAAGGA CTTCCAGCGGATATCGATTACTGCGACCCAACGACATTCCATCGGTCTAGGGTACAGCAGGCAAGTATATCGAGTCGTTCGAGTGGCAATCCAAGTGAGAACAAGACTCCAGGGAAGGCGAAATCCAGCAGGGAAAAGCGACGGGGTAAGAGGGACTCGGAGGGAGATAAATTCGCCAAGTATCTTGTTCGAAAACTTTGGTACGAGGCGCAGAGCCCCGAAGGATACACTTACTACTGGCACACGGAGACCAACG AGACTACGTGGGAGGCACCTGAGGAGGGCTTCATGACGATTGCTGAGCAGGAGGAGGAGGCGAGGGAACAAGCAGTGCAGGAGAAGCTGTTGGAGCAGCTTGAGGAGGAAGAGACTGTAGCTAACGCCGCTGTTATCGAGGAGCAGAGGGCTAAAGCTGAACGAGAGAGGTTAAAAGAGCTGAGGAAACAGGCGAGGGGGAATGAGGGTGATGAGGGAAAAGATGGGACGGGAACGGGAGGAGAGGAGATCCCCTACAGGAGGGACTACAGTGTTCCTGATAAGGTTGATCCCTATGGACCCTGGCAGACTGTTGAAGTCAT ACCGAAGAAAATCGTCGACCTGCAGTTACCGCAGAAGAGACAAGTAGTGCAGGTTCCAAAGTCTCAGGAGTCTGAACCGTTTGTACCTCAAAGAACTTTCAAAGAAAAAACAGTGACACAAGTGAGAACCGGCGATAGTGACGATGAGAGTTCTGCTGTCAGTTTCAAAAAGCGGAAATTTGGGAATCGAAATGTGAGGAAAAGACTGGAGGATGATTGA
- the LOC135161848 gene encoding WW domain-binding protein 4 isoform X1, with protein MRADYWKSQGRKFCDFCKCWIADNKPSIQFHEGGKKHKENVTKRLKEIHKNSAKQAKQTKKFENDIKTMENAAMAAYLKDLESNTTDLTAQQIIRDKRERTGAPSVPDNPNQMPEASVDTNPRHKRPQGLPADIDYCDPTTFHRSRVQQASISSRSSGNPSENKTPGKAKSSREKRRGKRDSEGDKFAKYLVRKLWYEAQSPEGYTYYWHTETNETTWEAPEEGFMTIAEQEEEAREQAVQEKLLEQLEEEETVANAAVIEEQRAKAERERLKELRKQARGNEGDEGKDGTGTGGEEIPYRRDYSVPDKVDPYGPWQTVEVIPKKIVDLQLPQKRQVVQVPKSQESEPFVPQRTFKEKTVTQVRTGDSDDESSAVSFKKRKFGNRNVRKRLEDD; from the exons Atgag ggcAGATTACTGGAAATCCCAGGGAAGAAAATTCTGTGACTTCTGCAAATGCTGGATTGCAGACAATAAGCCGAGCATTCAGTTTCATGAGGGTGGTAAAAAGCATAAGGAGAATGTCACCAAGCGGTTGAAGGAGATCCATAAAAACAGCGCTAAACAAGCAAAGCAgacgaaaaaatttgaaaatgataTCAAAACTATGGAGAAC GCCGCCATGGCAGCTTACCTTAAGGACCTCGAGAGTAACACGACGGATCTGACAGCACAACAGATTATCCGGgataagagagagagaactgGAGCACCCTCG GTACCAGATAATCCCAATCAGATGCCGGAGGCCTCGGTGGATACGAATCCTCGTCACAAAAGGCCTCAAGGA CTTCCAGCGGATATCGATTACTGCGACCCAACGACATTCCATCGGTCTAGGGTACAGCAGGCAAGTATATCGAGTCGTTCGAGTGGCAATCCAAGTGAGAACAAGACTCCAGGGAAGGCGAAATCCAGCAGGGAAAAGCGACGGGGTAAGAGGGACTCGGAGGGAGATAAATTCGCCAAGTATCTTGTTCGAAAACTTTGGTACGAGGCGCAGAGCCCCGAAGGATACACTTACTACTGGCACACGGAGACCAACG AGACTACGTGGGAGGCACCTGAGGAGGGCTTCATGACGATTGCTGAGCAGGAGGAGGAGGCGAGGGAACAAGCAGTGCAGGAGAAGCTGTTGGAGCAGCTTGAGGAGGAAGAGACTGTAGCTAACGCCGCTGTTATCGAGGAGCAGAGGGCTAAAGCTGAACGAGAGAGGTTAAAAGAGCTGAGGAAACAGGCGAGGGGGAATGAGGGTGATGAGGGAAAAGATGGGACGGGAACGGGAGGAGAGGAGATCCCCTACAGGAGGGACTACAGTGTTCCTGATAAGGTTGATCCCTATGGACCCTGGCAGACTGTTGAAGTCAT ACCGAAGAAAATCGTCGACCTGCAGTTACCGCAGAAGAGACAAGTAGTGCAGGTTCCAAAGTCTCAGGAGTCTGAACCGTTTGTACCTCAAAGAACTTTCAAAGAAAAAACAGTGACACAAGTGAGAACCGGCGATAGTGACGATGAGAGTTCTGCTGTCAGTTTCAAAAAGCGGAAATTTGGGAATCGAAATGTGAGGAAAAGACTGGAGGATGATTGA